In the Euphorbia lathyris chromosome 5, ddEupLath1.1, whole genome shotgun sequence genome, one interval contains:
- the LOC136230340 gene encoding clathrin coat assembly protein AP180: protein MPSKFRKAIGAVKDQTSISLAKVYTNNGTKSNLEVTILKATRHDEAPIDDRQVKELLNQISSSKVHSAACAQLIGKRIGKTRNWIVALKSLMLVLRIFQDGDPYFPREVVHAMKRGAKILNLSTFRDDSHSSPWDYTAFVRTFALYLDDRLDCSVRGKLQKKFNKRNGQPRMHDPLCEMKPAVLLDKMSYWQKLLDRAMGTRPTGTAKTNKLVKTCLYAVVQETFDLYRDISDGLALLLDSFFHLQYQFCVNAFQSCVKASNQFEELSSFYDLCKSIGVGRTSEYPSIQKISEELIVTLQEFLKDQASFPNHARSLTHSHIPTDPSSSCDDDKKETEHNRSRCVSLEDLMTVTDTATSCSTSMGGIFDQFDKQSSDSDSSKSLPNDQGTLSSENSILDLVSLEDWPPGNLEDEHEQEQVKPTTPVLDPGMSNQSKCWEIVLVESANQPAPELENAVNGYESSAVNIYIEHQQYPTNVSNATTDIDLFDQASLPQNDHYNPFLQDNIEVPMVSIASNDQLVPSNDERVFPIDEMYTITSNDERVFPIDDMFPAAPTFHATPTFSVKDDEKTPAFPTEAEAEAEDPFGMSNGEECNNGMMDQQMVMHEQQLWLQNQDKIIAKHFA, encoded by the coding sequence atgccaAGCAAGTTTAGGAAGGCAATTGGGGCAGTAAAAGATCAAACGAGCATTAGCCTTGCAAAAGTATACACAAATAATGGTACAAAATCCAATCTTGAAGTTACCATCCTGAAAGCCACAAGGCATGATGAGGCACCCATTGATGATCGTCAAGTCAAAGAATTACTTAACCAAATTTCATCTAGCAAAGTTCATTCCGCAGCTTGTGCACAATTAATTGGGAAAAGGATAGGCAAAACAAGGAATTGGATTGTTGCCCTTAAATCTCTCATGCTTGTTCTTAGAATATTTCAAGATGGTGATCCTTATTTCCCTAGAGAAGTTGTCCATGCCATGAAAAGAGGTGCCAAGATTCTAAATCTTTCAACATTTAGAGATGACTCTCATTCAAGCCCTTGGGATTATACAGCCTTTGTTAGGACTTTTGCTCTCTATCTCGACGACCGCTTAGACTGCTCCGTTCGAGGTAAACTCCAAAAGAAATTCAACAAGCGTAATGGTCAACCCAGAATGCATGATCCACTTTGTGAAATGAAGCCTGCAGTTTTGCTTGATAAGATGTCTTATTGGCAAAAATTGCTTGATAGAGCCATGGGTACAAGACCAACTGGAACTGCTAAGACAAACAAGTTAGTCAAGACTTGTTTGTATGCTGTTGTACAAGAAACTTTCGATCTTTATCGCGACATTTCCGATGGCTTAGCACTTCTTCTTGACAGCTTCTTCCATTTACAGTATCAATTCTGTGTCAATGCATTTCAATCCTGTGTCAAGGCCTCCAATCAATTCGAAGAGCTTTCTTCTTTCTATGACTTGTGCAAAAGTATCGGCGTTGGAAGAACATCCGAATATCCTAGTATACAGAAGATATCAGAAGAGCTAATAGTAACATTACAAGAATTCTTAAAAGATCAAGCTTCTTTCCCTAATCATGCTAGGTCACTCACACATTCGCATATTCCTACTGATCCGTCTTCAAGCTGCGATGATGATAAAAAAGAAACAGAACATAACAGGTCTCGTTGCGTGTCCTTGGAGGATCTCATGACTGTAACCGATACAGCTACAAGCTGCTCTACCTCTATGGGTGGAATTTTTGACCAGTTTGATAAACAATCATCTGATTCAGATTCATCTAAGTCTTTACCTAATGATCAAGGAACATTAAGTTCAGAAAATAGCATTTTAGATCTTGTATCATTGGAGGATTGGCCTCCAGGAAATTTGGAGGATGAACATGAACAAGAACAAGTAAAGCCGACCACTCCAGTACTAGATCCCGGCATGAGCAATCAAAGTAAGTGTTGGGAGATTGTCTTAGTAGAAAGCGCAAATCAACCCGCACCAGAATTAGAAAATGCAGTAAATGGATATGAATCATCTGCTGTGAATATTTACATCGAACATCAACAATATCCAACGAATGTATCAAATGCTACGACGGACATCGATTTGTTTGATCAAGCATCACTTCCTCAGAATGATCACTATAATCCATTTCTTCAAGATAATATCGAAGTGCCAATGGTTTCTATAGCTAGCAACGATCAATTGGTACCTAGCAACGATGAACGAGTATTTCCTATTGATGAAATGTATACGATAACTAGTAACGATGAACGAGTATTTCCTATCGATGATATGTTTCCAGCAGCTCCTACATTTCATGCAACCCCAACATTTAGTGTCAAAGATGATGAAAAAACTCCGGCATTCCCAACTGAGGCTGAGGCTGAGGCTGAGGATCCCTTTGGTATGAGCAACGGTGAAGAATGTAATAATGGTATGATGGATCAACAGATGGTTATGCATGAACAGCAATTATGGTTGCAAAACCAGGACAAGATAATTGCAAAACATTTTGCTTGA
- the LOC136230604 gene encoding glucan endo-1,3-beta-glucosidase 12, with amino-acid sequence MPRVFFISCFLLFICIFSFADASSIGVNYGRIADNLPSAVKVVQLLKSQGLQRVKVFDADPAVLRALSGSGIKVTVDLPNELLYSVAKRNSFAFSWVQRNVAVYHPSTQIEAIAVGNEVFVDPHNTTKFLIPAMRNIHQSLQKLHLHSTIKVSSPIALSALQNSYPSSAGSFRPELIEPVFKPLLDFLRETGSYLMVNAYPFFAYESNSDVISLDYALFRENPGVVDAGNGLRYFSLFDAQIDAVFAAMSALKYDDISLVITETGWPSKGDGNEIGATVQNAAAYNGNLVRRILTGGGTPLRPHADLTVYLFALFNEDDKNGPTSERNYGLFYPNEKKVYDIPFTVEGLKHYRDSQSPVSDGQPVSGRVSKSTTGSTWCVANPEVGLQKLQEGLDYACGEGGADCRPIQPGATCYDPNSVEAHASFAFNSYYQKKGREMGSCYFGGAAYVVTQAPKYGRCEFPTGY; translated from the exons ATGCCTCGTGTTTTCTTCATCTCCTGCTTTCTCTTATTCATTTGCATTTTCAGTTTTGCAG ATGCCAGCTCGATCGGAGTCAACTATGGAAGAATCGCAGACAATCTACCTTCTGCAGTCAAGGTTGTGCAGCTCCTTAAATCTCAAGGTCTACAGAGAGTCAAAGTCTTCGACGCTGATCCAGCCGTACTCCGAGCTTTATCAGGTTCCGGAATTAAAGTCACTGTCGATTtacctaatgaactcctttacTCTGTTGCCAAACGTAACTCTTTTGCCTTCTCCTGGGTCCAAAGAAACGTTGCCGTTTACCATCCATCTACTCAAATCGAAGCCATTGCTGTTGGTAATGAAGTTTTTGTCGACCCTCACAACACTACCAAATTTCTAATTCCCGCCATGAGAAACATTCACCAATCTCTCCAAAAGCTTCATCTTCATTCCACCATCAAAGTTTCTTCTCCTATAGCTCTTAGCGCTCTACAAAACTCTTACCCCTCCTCAGCCGGATCTTTCCGACCCGAATTAATTGAACCTGTGTTTAAACCTTTGCTGGATTTCCTCCGTGAAACCGGTTCTTACCTTATGGTCAATGCCTACCCGTTTTTCGCCTATGAGTCTAACTCCGATGTTATTTCTCTTGACTACGCTTTGTTCAGAGAAAATCCGGGTGTGGTGGATGCGGGTAACGGGTTAAGGTATTTCAGTCTCTTTGATGCTCAAATCGACGCCGTTTTCGCTGCAATGTCTGCCCTGAAATACGACGATATAAGTTTGGTTATAACTGAGACCGGCTGGCCCTCTAAAGGCGACGGAAATGAAATTGGTGCAACTGTACAAAACGCTGCCGCTTACAATGGGAATCTCGTCCGTAGGATTCTTACAGGCGGTGGGACCCCTTTGAGACCACATGCAGATCTGACCGTTTATCTCTTTGCTCTTTTCAACGAGGACGATAAGAATGGCCCCACATCTGAGAGAAATTACGGGCTTTTCTACCCGAATGAGAAGAAAGTTTATGATATCCCATTCACAGTGGAGGGTCTTAAACATTACAGGGACAGCCAGTCTCCGGTTTCGGATGGTCAACCGGTGAGCGGCAGAGTATCGAAGAGCACTACAGGGAGCACGTGGTGCGTGGCGAATCCAGAGGTTGGATTACAAAAGCTACAGGAGGGTCTAGATTATGCTTGTGGGGAAGGGGGAGCTGACTGCCGGCCGATCCAGCCAGGTGCGACGTGTTACGATCCAAACTCGGTTGAAGCGCACGCATCGTTCGCGTTCAACAGTTATTATCAGAAGAAAGGGCGGGAAATGGGTAGTTGTTATTTCGGAGGTGCAGCATATGTCGTCACACAAGCCCCAA AGTATGGGCGGTGCGAGTTTCCCACCGGATATTGA